The Kineothrix sp. MB12-C1 genome includes a window with the following:
- a CDS encoding sugar ABC transporter substrate-binding protein: MKKVLATIMTTVMTTVLLAGCGSAPAQETGKETSVETTETVQEQDVQEQAQGEASGNVTIWYYWENISHQKALNHLIEEYNNSQDAVTVEAKYVPFADFKKQLSIGASADVLPDIVLLDNPDHASYAAMGIFADITDKFDVSTYYDGPVNSCTLDERLYGVPFGSNCLLLYYNEDMLSAANREVPTTWDELLDTAKACSKDNVSGFAHCSLQNEEGTFNFLTWVWSTGATSYEINSPQGIKALTAVQKMVEEGAMTKEAINWTQGDTMNQFISGNLAMMINGTWQVETMRTEVPDLNWGVAPIPMDVQQASGLGGENYAVIAGGNEAAAVDFLKFATEEENCLYMMNAMGYISSDSKIAEKQFKGDEVYEAFVEEMNYAHARGPMPEWPDVSDAISLAFNEVMTGASTPEDAAAKAQATIDGILTQ, encoded by the coding sequence ATGAAGAAGGTATTAGCAACAATTATGACGACGGTGATGACAACGGTACTTTTGGCTGGTTGTGGTTCCGCACCGGCACAGGAAACCGGAAAAGAAACGTCAGTAGAGACTACAGAAACAGTTCAGGAACAGGATGTGCAAGAGCAAGCGCAAGGGGAAGCGTCAGGCAATGTAACGATTTGGTATTATTGGGAGAACATCTCTCACCAGAAAGCGTTGAATCATTTAATCGAGGAATATAATAATTCTCAGGATGCGGTAACGGTAGAAGCGAAATATGTTCCTTTTGCAGATTTTAAAAAGCAGTTATCCATAGGAGCATCTGCAGATGTACTTCCCGATATCGTTCTTTTGGATAATCCAGACCATGCGTCCTATGCGGCAATGGGAATCTTTGCGGATATCACCGATAAGTTCGATGTTAGTACTTATTATGACGGACCGGTCAATTCCTGTACATTGGATGAAAGATTATATGGAGTTCCGTTCGGAAGCAACTGTTTACTCCTTTATTACAATGAAGATATGCTTAGTGCGGCGAATCGTGAGGTTCCGACCACATGGGATGAACTTCTGGACACGGCAAAGGCTTGCAGTAAAGATAATGTATCAGGTTTTGCACACTGTAGCTTACAGAATGAAGAGGGAACCTTCAATTTCCTTACATGGGTGTGGTCAACGGGAGCAACTTCGTATGAGATAAATTCTCCGCAAGGTATTAAGGCTTTGACTGCTGTTCAGAAAATGGTAGAAGAAGGTGCTATGACAAAAGAAGCGATTAACTGGACACAGGGAGATACGATGAATCAATTTATCTCCGGTAACCTTGCAATGATGATTAACGGAACATGGCAGGTAGAGACGATGAGAACAGAGGTACCTGACTTAAATTGGGGTGTGGCGCCCATACCGATGGATGTGCAGCAAGCCTCAGGACTTGGAGGAGAGAACTATGCTGTTATCGCCGGAGGCAATGAGGCTGCAGCGGTCGATTTCCTGAAATTTGCTACAGAAGAAGAAAACTGCTTATATATGATGAACGCTATGGGATATATTTCTTCCGACTCTAAGATTGCAGAAAAGCAATTCAAAGGAGATGAAGTATATGAAGCATTTGTAGAGGAGATGAATTATGCACATGCGAGAGGACCTATGCCTGAGTGGCCGGATGTATCAGATGCGATTTCCTTGGCATTTAATGAAGTTATGACTGGTGCGAGTACACCTGAAGATGCGGCGGCAAAAGCACAGGCAACCATTGATGGGATATTAACTCAGTAG
- a CDS encoding carbohydrate ABC transporter permease translates to MKNIRNFFKYDNVGLFFVLPALVYMLAFVGYPIIYNFVLSFQDVTARSLKSEIRDFIGISNYIDLFTQDNVMSTSLWNTFIFTVSCLIFQFIIGFALAVFFNKNFAFSKPVRGLLMMPWMIPITITGLIFKFMFGTDVGIINYFLKSLGIIGENIEWLTSTTTAMPAVIFSNIWIGIPFNMILIATGLTTIPTELYESASIDGANKLQAFWRITVPLLKPTIESVLILGFIYTFKVYDLIYVMTSGGPVNSTQVLSTYSYKLSFEMFKYSKGAAVANVLFVILFIVSLIYLRYVYTEEEA, encoded by the coding sequence ATGAAAAATATAAGAAATTTTTTTAAGTATGATAACGTAGGCCTTTTTTTCGTACTTCCAGCTTTAGTATATATGCTCGCTTTCGTAGGTTATCCTATTATATACAATTTTGTTCTGAGTTTTCAGGATGTAACAGCCAGAAGTCTTAAGAGTGAAATAAGAGATTTTATAGGAATTAGCAATTATATTGATCTGTTTACGCAAGATAACGTGATGAGCACATCTCTTTGGAATACGTTTATATTCACTGTTTCATGCTTAATATTCCAGTTTATTATCGGATTTGCGCTGGCGGTCTTCTTTAATAAAAATTTTGCTTTTTCCAAACCGGTACGCGGACTTTTGATGATGCCATGGATGATACCAATTACGATTACGGGTCTTATTTTCAAATTTATGTTTGGAACCGATGTAGGAATTATCAACTATTTTCTAAAAAGCTTAGGAATCATAGGAGAAAATATAGAATGGCTGACAAGTACGACGACAGCGATGCCAGCCGTAATTTTTTCTAATATCTGGATAGGAATTCCTTTCAATATGATTCTGATTGCAACGGGGCTTACTACGATTCCTACGGAATTGTATGAAAGTGCTTCGATCGATGGTGCCAATAAGCTGCAAGCATTCTGGAGGATTACCGTGCCTTTGTTGAAGCCGACAATTGAGTCCGTACTCATACTCGGATTCATTTATACCTTTAAAGTCTATGACCTTATATATGTTATGACGAGCGGCGGGCCGGTCAATTCCACACAAGTATTGTCCACCTATTCCTATAAACTTTCATTTGAGATGTTCAAATATAGTAAGGGGGCAGCGGTGGCCAACGTACTGTTCGTTATCTTATTTATAGTTAGTCTCATATATTTAAGATATGTGTATACAGAGGAGGAAGCATAA
- a CDS encoding carbohydrate ABC transporter permease, with the protein MGAEMKLSKSKNVIYCIVSVLVLCTLLFPLYWIFVTSLKTEKEIFQIPPTFWPEILNLNSYMVQFDSGDFNMFQSFGNSLIISLSAMVIAVVLAVPASYGIARYAFVGKKGVILVFLITQMLPVSVLLTPLFIMFKNLHLYNTLFSTILADATIGIPFSVLILKNYFASIPKELEEAAYIDGCNRFTAFLRVLIPITKPGVVVCGVFSFLYAWGDLAYGMTFILEQEKRPITAGIFNFMGQYGTKWSYLTAFAVVTIIPVALIFILMQKYIISGMTSGAVKG; encoded by the coding sequence ATGGGAGCAGAAATGAAATTATCGAAGAGCAAAAATGTCATATATTGTATAGTATCTGTGCTTGTTTTATGTACTCTTTTATTTCCGTTGTATTGGATATTCGTTACATCCCTGAAAACCGAAAAAGAAATCTTCCAGATTCCTCCAACTTTTTGGCCTGAGATATTAAACCTGAATTCTTATATGGTACAGTTCGACAGCGGAGATTTTAATATGTTCCAATCCTTTGGAAACAGCTTAATTATTTCCTTATCGGCAATGGTGATAGCAGTGGTTCTTGCAGTCCCGGCATCTTATGGTATTGCCCGGTATGCCTTTGTAGGAAAAAAGGGGGTTATCCTCGTGTTCCTTATCACACAGATGCTCCCGGTATCGGTACTTCTTACGCCGCTGTTCATTATGTTTAAGAATTTACATTTATATAATACACTTTTTTCTACTATTTTAGCGGATGCGACAATAGGAATTCCCTTTTCGGTGTTGATTCTTAAGAATTATTTCGCATCAATTCCTAAGGAGTTAGAGGAGGCTGCATATATCGATGGCTGTAACCGATTTACGGCATTTCTCAGAGTGTTGATTCCAATCACGAAGCCAGGAGTTGTGGTGTGTGGTGTTTTTTCTTTTCTGTATGCTTGGGGAGATCTCGCTTACGGAATGACCTTCATTCTGGAACAGGAGAAACGGCCGATTACAGCAGGAATTTTTAACTTTATGGGTCAGTATGGAACGAAATGGAGTTACTTGACCGCATTTGCTGTAGTAACGATTATTCCGGTTGCTCTTATCTTTATTCTGATGCAGAAATATATTATCAGCGGTATGACAAGCGGAGCGGTCAAAGGATAA
- a CDS encoding glycoside hydrolase family 31 protein yields the protein MIEKRDGKLVFYYDGEEVWLEAWGANALRIRAIKSDSMPQADWALQKPEKTECQIEVHDNVGTITNGGIRAEITRFGKIKIYNGNNKLILEEYSRNRKDICGEKCSALEVEAREFKAIPGGDYHLTQRFESLDRNEKLYGMGQYQQPYLDLKGLDLELAHRNSQASVPFVLSSLGYGLLWNNPGVGRAVLGRNIMSFEAFSTKTLDYWVVAGDTPAQIEEAYADVTGKVPMMPEYGLGFWQCKLRYQTQEELLEVAREYKRRNLPIDVIVVDFFHWPKQGEWKFDPVYWPDPKAMVAELKEMGIELMVSIWPTVERESENYEEMLEKGYLIRTDRGVRVGLDFQAATIHYDATNPGARDYLWNKAKENYYEYGIKIFWLDEAEPEYSVYDFDNYRYHMGSNLQIGNIYPREYAKTFYNGMEAQGQENIVNLLRCAWAGSQKYGALVWSGDIASSFDSMRNQLAAGLNMGIAGIPWWTTDIGGFHGGNPDDPEFRELFVRWFQWGAFCPVMRLHGDREPRQPQQGTTGGSTCCSGAANEVWSYGEEVYEICKKYIGVREDLRDYVREQMMQAHEKGTPVMRPLFYEFPEDRICWDNEEEYMFGEKYLVAPILVPGQRRKEVYLPKGSNWEAMDDGTVYSGGENITVDAPIDYMPVFKRI from the coding sequence ATGATTGAAAAAAGAGATGGGAAACTGGTATTTTACTACGATGGTGAAGAAGTATGGCTGGAAGCGTGGGGAGCTAATGCCCTGAGGATTCGGGCCATCAAAAGTGACAGCATGCCTCAAGCTGATTGGGCATTGCAAAAGCCGGAAAAAACAGAATGTCAGATAGAAGTACATGATAATGTCGGGACAATTACCAATGGTGGAATCCGGGCAGAAATTACAAGGTTTGGAAAGATAAAGATATATAATGGAAATAATAAGCTTATTCTGGAGGAATACAGCAGAAATAGAAAGGATATCTGTGGAGAGAAATGCAGCGCCCTTGAAGTGGAGGCGAGAGAATTCAAAGCGATTCCCGGTGGAGATTATCATCTGACACAGCGTTTCGAGTCCTTAGATAGAAATGAGAAGTTATATGGAATGGGGCAATATCAGCAGCCATATTTGGACTTAAAGGGGCTCGATTTAGAACTTGCACATAGAAATTCGCAGGCCAGCGTTCCTTTTGTACTTTCTTCTTTGGGATACGGACTTCTTTGGAACAATCCGGGAGTAGGCAGAGCGGTACTCGGCAGAAATATTATGAGTTTTGAAGCCTTTTCTACGAAAACTTTGGATTATTGGGTAGTGGCAGGGGATACTCCGGCTCAAATAGAAGAAGCTTATGCGGATGTTACGGGAAAAGTACCTATGATGCCTGAATACGGTCTTGGGTTCTGGCAGTGTAAATTGCGCTATCAAACACAGGAAGAGCTGCTTGAAGTTGCCAGAGAGTATAAGAGAAGAAACTTGCCTATCGATGTGATTGTTGTAGATTTCTTCCATTGGCCGAAGCAGGGAGAATGGAAATTCGATCCGGTGTATTGGCCGGATCCGAAGGCAATGGTAGCAGAATTGAAAGAGATGGGAATAGAGCTTATGGTTTCCATCTGGCCGACGGTGGAAAGAGAAAGCGAGAACTATGAAGAAATGTTGGAAAAGGGTTATCTGATACGTACCGATAGGGGAGTGAGAGTAGGGCTTGATTTTCAGGCAGCTACCATCCACTATGATGCGACTAATCCGGGAGCGAGAGATTATCTATGGAACAAAGCGAAAGAGAATTATTATGAGTATGGAATAAAGATATTCTGGCTGGATGAAGCGGAGCCTGAATACTCAGTGTATGATTTCGATAACTATAGGTATCATATGGGAAGTAATTTACAGATAGGAAATATATATCCGAGAGAATATGCCAAAACATTTTATAACGGAATGGAAGCACAGGGACAGGAGAATATTGTGAATCTTCTTCGTTGTGCGTGGGCGGGAAGCCAAAAATACGGAGCTCTTGTATGGTCAGGGGATATCGCCTCCAGCTTTGACAGTATGCGTAATCAGCTTGCGGCAGGACTGAATATGGGAATTGCCGGAATCCCATGGTGGACAACCGATATTGGAGGATTCCATGGAGGAAACCCTGATGATCCTGAATTCAGGGAACTGTTTGTGCGATGGTTCCAATGGGGGGCATTTTGTCCGGTTATGAGGTTACATGGAGACAGAGAGCCGAGACAACCCCAACAAGGAACGACAGGTGGAAGCACATGCTGTTCAGGGGCTGCGAATGAAGTGTGGAGCTATGGTGAAGAGGTCTATGAAATCTGCAAGAAGTATATTGGAGTAAGGGAAGACTTGCGGGATTATGTTCGTGAACAGATGATGCAGGCCCACGAAAAAGGAACTCCTGTAATGAGGCCGCTGTTCTATGAATTCCCGGAAGATAGAATCTGTTGGGATAACGAAGAGGAGTATATGTTTGGTGAAAAGTATCTGGTAGCTCCTATTCTCGTGCCCGGACAACGCAGAAAAGAGGTATACCTGCCGAAAGGTTCTAACTGGGAGGCTATGGATGATGGAACCGTATATTCGGGCGGAGAGAATATTACAGTCGATGCGCCGATTGATTATATGCCGGTATTCAAACGAATATAA
- the gloA2 gene encoding SMU1112c/YaeR family gloxylase I-like metalloprotein produces MKLTQIHHVAIIASNYEKSRHFYVDLLGFEVIRENYRKERNDYKLDLKLGDVELELFGIPVSPKRLSYPEACGLRHLAFKVDDIGEVIEELHELGIETEPVRIDEFTGKKMTFFADPDGLPLELHE; encoded by the coding sequence ATGAAATTAACACAGATACACCATGTAGCTATTATCGCTTCCAATTATGAGAAATCCAGACACTTTTATGTGGACCTGCTCGGATTCGAGGTAATTCGCGAGAATTACAGAAAAGAACGTAATGATTATAAATTAGATTTGAAGTTAGGAGATGTGGAGCTTGAATTGTTCGGTATACCGGTCAGCCCTAAGCGTCTCAGCTATCCGGAAGCTTGCGGACTACGTCACTTAGCGTTCAAGGTAGATGATATTGGGGAAGTGATAGAAGAATTGCATGAGCTTGGAATTGAAACAGAGCCGGTTCGAATTGATGAGTTTACAGGAAAGAAAATGACATTTTTCGCTGATCCGGATGGACTGCCGTTGGAATTACATGAATAA
- a CDS encoding glycoside hydrolase family 43 protein: MKKMIDNPILKGFHPDPSIIRVGEDFYLATSTFEWWPGIRLHHSKDLIHWELIEYPLNRVSQLDLRGVGASQGIWAPCLTYDKGVFYLVYTVVKSFYCNMYDTMNYLVTSDNIHGPWSEPVPLNNFGFDPSLFHDEDGRKYMVSMVTDHRVPKKYIGRLTLQEYDPIEQKMIGPVKDIYTADKIFLEGPHIFKRKDWYYLFSADTGTGEGHGQTIQRSKDIWGPYEMYQADFMNRESEDEAYSILTSRHRESIAIQKAGHADLVETGKGEWYIVHLCARASDKRNPLDAKKFPGERRYMLGRETAIQKVKWTENDWLVLDYQEEAQDNMPKERVSVPDLPECKYKGFPQRDDFNEKMLLADYQSLRVPMDETYLSLEERPGYLRMYGRSGLSSKFSQSLIARRMTEYNMEVSTKIDFEPDVFKQMAGLVFLYDTDNYFYLHISHDEDVGKCVTVLKAENKKYEYLTDYIPIERNREIILKAVLKGTTLQFMYRIEGGEEQWIGDEYDASFLSDEACAEGWFTGAMWGICCQDLTGFGKPADFDWFEVKDTSCCL, encoded by the coding sequence ATGAAAAAGATGATCGACAACCCCATTTTAAAAGGTTTTCATCCGGATCCTTCTATTATCAGGGTAGGAGAGGATTTCTATCTGGCAACCTCTACCTTTGAATGGTGGCCGGGTATAAGGCTGCATCATTCAAAAGATTTAATTCATTGGGAGTTGATTGAATATCCTTTAAACAGAGTATCTCAGCTTGACCTGAGAGGAGTAGGAGCTTCCCAGGGCATATGGGCTCCTTGTCTTACTTATGATAAAGGTGTTTTTTATTTGGTGTATACGGTTGTAAAATCTTTTTACTGTAATATGTATGATACTATGAATTATCTCGTGACGTCAGATAACATTCATGGTCCATGGTCGGAACCTGTACCTCTTAATAATTTTGGTTTTGATCCTTCTTTGTTCCATGATGAAGACGGAAGAAAATATATGGTAAGTATGGTAACAGACCACAGGGTTCCGAAGAAATATATTGGGCGATTGACTTTACAGGAGTACGACCCCATAGAACAGAAAATGATAGGTCCGGTGAAGGATATTTATACTGCGGATAAAATTTTTCTTGAGGGTCCCCATATTTTCAAGAGAAAAGATTGGTATTATCTGTTCAGTGCGGACACCGGAACGGGAGAAGGACACGGTCAGACGATTCAGCGATCGAAAGATATATGGGGACCGTATGAAATGTATCAGGCAGACTTTATGAATAGAGAATCGGAAGATGAGGCATATTCTATTTTGACCTCAAGGCATAGAGAAAGTATTGCTATTCAGAAAGCCGGACATGCGGATTTAGTGGAAACAGGCAAAGGAGAATGGTATATAGTTCACCTTTGCGCAAGGGCATCGGATAAACGAAATCCATTAGATGCTAAAAAATTCCCGGGAGAAAGAAGATATATGTTGGGTCGGGAAACGGCTATTCAAAAGGTGAAGTGGACAGAGAATGACTGGTTGGTGCTCGATTATCAGGAAGAAGCGCAAGACAATATGCCTAAGGAAAGGGTATCGGTACCGGACTTGCCGGAATGCAAATATAAAGGATTCCCGCAACGGGATGATTTTAATGAAAAAATGCTTTTAGCAGATTATCAATCATTGAGAGTACCTATGGATGAAACCTATTTGTCCTTGGAAGAAAGACCGGGATATTTGCGGATGTACGGCAGAAGCGGTTTGTCCTCCAAGTTCAGTCAGAGCCTGATTGCCAGACGTATGACAGAATATAATATGGAGGTCAGTACAAAAATAGATTTCGAGCCGGATGTGTTCAAACAGATGGCAGGATTAGTATTTTTATATGATACAGATAATTACTTCTATCTGCATATTTCTCATGATGAGGATGTGGGGAAGTGTGTTACGGTATTGAAAGCAGAAAATAAAAAATATGAATATTTAACAGATTATATTCCTATAGAAAGAAACCGAGAGATTATTCTAAAAGCGGTTCTGAAAGGAACTACTTTGCAATTCATGTATCGGATAGAAGGAGGAGAAGAACAATGGATCGGCGATGAATATGATGCCAGTTTTCTTTCGGATGAAGCTTGTGCAGAAGGTTGGTTCACGGGAGCCATGTGGGGAATCTGCTGTCAGGATTTAACAGGATTTGGTAAACCGGCAGATTTTGATTGGTTTGAGGTGAAAGATACTTCCTGCTGTTTATAA
- a CDS encoding helix-turn-helix transcriptional regulator has protein sequence MITVFNCGYDSKHRTVLDMYRPNGTPDYTLLIIKTEAFFEQNKEFITIPANTAILYNKESYVHYGCHNPNYNDDWIHFDFSKEDLSFFEELNIPLDTPCPLSYVGQLSDYARLVVLETHTAHPFKEQIIDSLMRALLYSLSSQIHETPNEITTHKYYNEMNSIRIAIANAPHKKWSIDEMAKSIHMSPSYFQHLYKKLFATSCMQEVIQARLKNACFYLRTTDMSIQSLASFCGYENELHFMRQFKKYMNMTPTMYRAHYKQQEVSFTSNQSKSAGLPNPVKS, from the coding sequence ATGATAACCGTATTTAACTGTGGTTACGATTCCAAGCACCGCACCGTTCTGGATATGTACCGCCCCAACGGAACCCCCGATTATACGCTGTTGATTATTAAAACAGAAGCCTTTTTTGAACAAAATAAAGAATTCATAACTATACCTGCCAATACCGCTATTTTATATAATAAAGAAAGCTATGTTCATTATGGCTGCCATAACCCGAACTATAATGATGACTGGATTCATTTTGACTTTTCAAAAGAGGATCTATCCTTTTTTGAGGAGCTTAATATTCCCTTGGATACTCCCTGTCCGCTTTCTTATGTAGGACAGCTATCCGACTATGCAAGACTGGTAGTCTTGGAAACGCACACCGCACATCCTTTTAAAGAGCAAATCATCGACTCATTGATGAGAGCCCTTTTATATTCCTTATCCTCCCAGATTCATGAAACACCCAATGAAATTACTACCCACAAATATTATAATGAAATGAATTCCATTCGTATTGCTATTGCCAATGCCCCTCACAAAAAATGGTCCATAGACGAAATGGCGAAAAGTATACACATGAGCCCTTCCTATTTCCAGCATTTATATAAGAAACTGTTCGCCACCTCCTGTATGCAAGAGGTTATTCAGGCACGGCTGAAAAATGCCTGCTTTTATCTGCGTACTACGGATATGTCTATTCAATCACTGGCATCCTTTTGCGGTTATGAAAACGAACTCCATTTTATGAGGCAATTTAAAAAATATATGAATATGACGCCCACCATGTATCGTGCCCATTATAAACAGCAGGAAGTATCTTTCACCTCAAACCAATCAAAATCTGCCGGTTTACCAAATCCTGTTAAATCCTGA
- a CDS encoding glycoside hydrolase family 88 protein, which yields MIREQDKSWVEETVNKIVEKMDWVSDKSKDKIPYTTVNGVHDDRSDITKTFGIDDGINWWTNGFWGGMLWLMYHETGDVKYADIARGTEEKLDKCFTDYYGLHHDVGFMYLPTAVADYRLTGNQESRKRGLHAANILAGRFNPVGKFLRAWNDGATDDTRGWAIIDCLFNIPLLYWASEETNDPRFKQIAMMHADTVMENFVRGDGSVCHIVEFDPNTGERVRDYGGQGYGDGSSWTRGQTWGLYGFVISYQHTGKQEYLDTAKKIAHYFIANIPEDGIIPVDFRQPKEPAWCDDTAAAIAAGGLIEIARQVEELEKEVYLNAAIRLLKALDKNHCDYGRENDCFLQKATAAYHSQEHEFNIIYGDYYYIEAMLKLKRHDICIW from the coding sequence ATGATTAGAGAACAGGATAAAAGTTGGGTAGAGGAAACGGTAAATAAAATAGTTGAAAAAATGGATTGGGTCAGTGACAAATCGAAGGATAAGATTCCTTATACGACGGTAAACGGTGTTCATGATGACAGAAGTGATATTACAAAGACCTTTGGAATCGATGACGGAATCAATTGGTGGACTAATGGATTCTGGGGCGGTATGCTGTGGCTTATGTATCATGAAACAGGAGATGTGAAATATGCGGATATTGCCAGAGGAACGGAAGAGAAGTTGGATAAATGTTTCACCGATTATTATGGTCTGCATCATGACGTAGGCTTTATGTATCTGCCTACTGCGGTAGCGGATTACCGTTTAACAGGTAATCAGGAATCTCGTAAAAGAGGACTTCATGCTGCCAATATATTGGCAGGGCGTTTTAATCCGGTAGGGAAATTCCTTCGGGCATGGAATGACGGGGCGACAGATGACACAAGAGGATGGGCGATTATAGATTGCCTGTTTAACATTCCTTTATTATATTGGGCAAGTGAAGAAACGAATGATCCAAGATTCAAGCAGATAGCTATGATGCATGCTGATACTGTTATGGAAAACTTCGTGCGTGGGGATGGTTCGGTGTGTCACATTGTAGAGTTCGATCCCAATACGGGAGAAAGGGTAAGGGATTATGGAGGACAGGGCTATGGAGACGGTTCATCCTGGACAAGAGGGCAAACATGGGGATTATATGGATTTGTAATCAGTTATCAGCATACGGGAAAACAAGAGTATCTGGATACTGCCAAAAAAATTGCCCATTACTTCATTGCGAACATTCCGGAGGATGGTATTATTCCGGTAGACTTCAGACAGCCAAAGGAGCCTGCGTGGTGTGATGATACAGCGGCAGCCATTGCAGCCGGAGGTCTGATTGAAATCGCAAGGCAGGTGGAAGAGTTGGAAAAGGAGGTGTATCTGAACGCGGCTATTAGGCTGTTAAAGGCGTTGGATAAGAATCATTGTGATTATGGCAGGGAAAACGATTGCTTCTTACAAAAAGCAACAGCAGCTTATCATAGTCAGGAGCATGAATTTAATATTATTTACGGAGATTATTATTACATAGAAGCAATGCTTAAGCTGAAAAGGCATGATATATGTATCTGGTAA
- a CDS encoding ABC transporter substrate-binding protein has product MKKKIVAGLLTSAMILTVLAGCGSGAEVPAADTGTAVEETKDTEDTAGAEETADVTADTEAIVTEPTALTFIFADGDEGAKISMNEIVDNFNAAYPDITVTIEPGNGGAYSEFIKTKDSVGEFPDVMEMRDTALYVRAGKLEPLSDEIVSLFKTTTDFDGKVYTAPLAGENTQGIIYNKAYFDENGWTEPATYDEFIELCQAIKDKGDMAPLVVGGQDIWHMGFLFHKAYNDQVLSKDADFVKHCYEGTKDFSDDTFKATFMELQEIMQYAQDGWVSTPDAQITTFLVNDMAAMMYSGTHMFSQISTADPEFEMGWFAVPSPDGKTRLVGGGGIGGLAISAEAAQDSNKKAAAEAFITYFYQPDNYKILCERMSAIPSTIEEPQLDVSDVFQEVIDANSTADDLAPMWNGRSGDNELPPDFRNFTYKTLIEVLQGTRDIDSACDELNKTWQVGIQSFNPITGVGIEAAE; this is encoded by the coding sequence ATGAAAAAGAAAATAGTAGCAGGCTTGTTGACTTCGGCAATGATACTTACCGTGCTGGCAGGCTGTGGAAGCGGCGCAGAAGTACCGGCAGCGGATACCGGGACAGCAGTAGAAGAAACAAAGGATACAGAAGATACAGCAGGTGCTGAGGAAACAGCAGATGTAACCGCTGATACGGAGGCAATTGTTACAGAACCTACAGCACTTACTTTTATATTTGCAGACGGTGATGAAGGCGCAAAGATTTCTATGAATGAAATCGTAGATAATTTTAATGCAGCTTATCCAGATATAACAGTAACCATTGAACCGGGTAACGGTGGTGCTTACAGTGAATTTATAAAAACGAAAGACAGCGTAGGAGAATTTCCTGATGTAATGGAAATGAGAGATACCGCTCTTTACGTTCGGGCAGGGAAGCTGGAACCTTTATCCGATGAAATCGTTTCATTATTTAAGACAACAACAGACTTTGACGGTAAAGTTTATACGGCGCCGTTAGCGGGTGAGAATACCCAAGGTATTATTTATAACAAGGCATATTTCGATGAAAACGGTTGGACAGAGCCTGCGACCTACGATGAGTTTATTGAGCTTTGCCAGGCAATCAAGGACAAGGGTGATATGGCGCCGCTTGTAGTGGGCGGTCAGGATATCTGGCATATGGGATTTCTATTCCATAAGGCATATAATGACCAGGTATTAAGTAAGGATGCTGATTTTGTTAAGCATTGTTATGAAGGTACAAAGGACTTTTCAGATGATACTTTTAAGGCGACCTTTATGGAGTTACAGGAAATTATGCAGTATGCACAAGATGGATGGGTGTCTACGCCGGATGCACAGATTACCACCTTCCTTGTAAATGATATGGCGGCTATGATGTATTCAGGTACTCATATGTTCTCGCAGATATCCACAGCAGATCCGGAATTTGAAATGGGTTGGTTCGCTGTACCCAGCCCTGACGGAAAAACACGTTTAGTAGGCGGCGGTGGAATCGGCGGTCTTGCAATTTCCGCAGAAGCGGCACAGGACTCGAATAAAAAGGCAGCAGCAGAAGCGTTTATCACTTATTTCTACCAGCCGGATAATTATAAGATTTTATGTGAAAGAATGAGCGCAATTCCGTCAACAATAGAAGAGCCTCAGCTTGATGTATCGGATGTGTTCCAAGAGGTTATTGATGCCAACTCCACGGCAGATGATCTTGCACCTATGTGGAACGGCCGTTCAGGGGACAATGAATTACCTCCTGATTTCAGAAACTTTACATATAAAACCTTAATCGAAGTACTGCAGGGAACGAGAGATATTGATTCTGCCTGCGATGAATTAAACAAGACCTGGCAGGTCGGTATTCAGAGCTTTAATCCGATAACAGGTGTTGGTATAGAAGCCGCAGAATAA